ATATCCATTGTTTCTATATTCGATAGTTTTATAAAAGATGAATTAATCGGTAAACAATGTGTAGATGAAGTTGAGCTGACTGTATTAAGACTTCCTTCCATAATTCCTTTTAATAAAAGACTCAAAAGTGCAAAATGCCATATAGATAGCTTTGATCCAAATTGGTTAAGTCTGCAATTTGTGCCATACGCATTTCATGCAAAAGGTTTGCCGTTTTATTTAAGCAGTTTTTTTAAAAGTGTTGGGCAAGGTAGGAAATGGCATATAATGTTTCATGAGTTATGGATAGGTAGCAGCCATTCGTTAAAAAGTCTTTTTTATGCATCCTTGCAAAAACTAATTATCAAAGATTTGAATAGGCAATTAAATCCTACGATAGTTCATACACATCTTCCTATTTATTATTCTAAATTGAAAAGGTTGAGGTTCAATGTGATGGTTTTGCCTTTGTTTTCTAATATACCTGTACATCCAGTTAGAAAAATTAAGGACAATGGCAAAATCTTCAGAATTGGGATTTTTAGCCAAGTTGATATTAATCAAAACATTTTTTGCTTTATCCAAGAAATTAACCAAGTCCTTTTTAATAGGAAGATATTTTTAGAGTTGCTTCTAATTGGTGACAATAACAAGTTAAAGGTGTTTGGAACTATGTTAGAGGTGCTGTTGGATGGCCAAGTCCTAATAAAGTATACCGGTTTTCTACAAAGTGAGGAAGTGTCTTGTGCCATTCAAAGTTGCGATATTGGACTTACTTCTGTACCTCGGCATGCGTTAGGGAAAAGCGGTAGCGTTGCTGCATTTATTTCTCATGGGATACCTGTTGCTGCACCCAACATTTATTACAGTGAAAAACCAGAAGTGGCTCCATTTTTTTCTGATACTTTTTGTTCAGCAATAATCAAGAATGCTGATTATAAGAAAATATGCGAAGCAAAGGAAACCGTCAATGTAGTGAAAGGAGAAATTGATATTTTAAATATTGCAAGAAAGTTTATGTTAGATATTATAGATAGTTCTTTTTAAATGCAATAGATAATCTAAAAATTACTTGTTATGCATTCCTTCTTTTAAAATATCAATAATCTGTTATGAATAGTTGTTGTGATCAGTTCCTTGTAAAAGCAATAAGCAAACTTTTGAGACATGTATCCCTTAGACTATTTGATATTTATTTATCCATTGTTAATTATTAGAGCTCCTATATAATAGTAATAGCAAAACAATTTATCTAATCAACTATAATATTGATATGCTTAAGGTCAGCGTTGTTATACCCGTATATGGACAATGGCATTTGGTGAAGCGTAATGTTGACTCGTTGTTAGCGTTGGATGGCAATAATATTGAAGAGATTATCATTGTAAATGATTGTTCCAAAGAAAGTAACCCTTATAAGTTTGATAGCCCTTTGGTTAAAATTATTTCAAATGAGAATAACTTAGGTTACACTGGCACTGTAAATAAAGGGTTGAAAATAGCTGCTGCTCAGATTGTTGTTTTATTGGATTCTGATGCTTTCCCTATAGAACCTTTTATACAAAGATTGACTACTTTTTATAGTAGTTCATCTGTTGGATGTGTTGGATTTTCTACGGTAGATGAAGATGGGAGAGATAATGGAAACTACCAGTTTGAGCCATCCATTACTGGACTTGTAATAGGACAGGCACTGGCGCATAAACTTAGATTTTTACCTTTTTATAAAAAAAAGTATTTTCTTCCTAATTCATGTGCTGTTAGCTTCCATAAGAGTTGTCTTGAAGAATTAGGTTATTTCGATGCTGTTAATTTCCCGGTACTAGAAGCAGATGTTGATTTGTGCATGCGTATACATCGTTCAAAGTGGGATTTGATATTTACCAAAGACATTGTTATCTGTCACAAAGGAGGGAACTCCTACAAGATTAATTATAAAAGAGTTTTGCTCTATCATAAAAGCAGATGGATATTATTAAAGAAGTTTAATCTGATTTTGTTTCCAAAACTTTCAAAAGTTTTATTAAATATTAGGGTAAGGGTTGAGCTATATGTTCTTTGTTTACTAGCGTTATTTAAGGAAGATGCCATTGATTTGGATGAAAAAAAATATGGCCGGCGTATTCTTCTTAAAGAAATAAATAATTATAAATAATACCACTCTTTGAAGATATTGTTTTTAACTCATCGATTTTATCCATGCATAGGTGGCATTGAAACTGTTTCTGCTTTATTAGCAAATGCTTTTCATAATGATGGCCATGAGGTTCATTTGTTAACATGGCAGGAGGGTAAGATTGGAGATGAATTTCTTTTTACAGTAATGAGGAGACCTAATTTGATTTCATTAATCAAAGAACATGCTTGGGCCGATGTGGTTTTTGAAAATAACCCCTGCCTGCAATTGTCATGGCCTGGTATGTTATTCAAAAAGCCTTTTATTGTGGCTTTACACACATGGATATCAAGAGTGGATGGTACAATTGGATGGAAGGATAGAGTAAAGCTTAAATGGTGGTTGAAAAGGGCCAAAAGAGTTGTTGCAGTGAGCAAAGCCATTGGTAAAGTAAGCTGGCCAATTGCAGAAATTATCGGTAACCCTTACGATGCTAATTTGTTTCGGCGCATTTCTTTTATAAAAAAAACAAGTGATTTTATATTTCTGGGAAGATTGGTTTCAGATAAAGGTGTTGATATTGCAATTAAAGCCTTTCACAAGTTAAAGACTTTAGGAGTAAGCAAAATCGACTCCGATAATTTGTCTTTTACGATTGTGGGTGACGGCCCGGAAAAGGAGCGTTTGAGTAATATGGCATTAAAGCTTGGCTTGGATAAATGCATTCACTTTGTTGGAGTATTACAAGGAGAGAGGTTAGTTGAATGTCTTAATAGGCATCGCTTTATATTAATACCGTCAGTATGGGAAGAACCTTTTGGATTAGTGGCTTTAGAAGGAATTGCTTGTGGATGTATTCCTATAGCTTCAGATGGTGGTGGATTGCCTGATGCAGTAGGCAAAGCTGGAGTTATTTTTAAACGAGGTAATATTGATGCTTTTTTTGATGTTCTATGTAAAGTTATACATGATACTGATTTAGAAAACCAGTATCGCAATGCCGGAGAAGAGCATTTGAAGAGATTTAAACAAGATGTAGTTGCCGAAAAATATTTACAGGTCATTAAAGGTGCTGTAAACAGTTAATATCTCCCTATGAAGGTTATATTACCCCATCCTACAGGCTACGCAAACGTTAGGGAAACTGTTAATGGTCTGGAAAATGAAAATATTTTAACTGGCCTTCATACTTCAATAGCCTCAATTCAAGGTAATATCTTTGATAAGATAGGGGCCATTGGTGTATTTTTGAAATAAGATGCAGGCGTTTTGATACTATTATCAAGCCTTATACAACCATATCCCCAATTAGGAATTTGGAAGAATAGTAGCTGCTAATTTAAAATTATCCAGATTGGTTCAGCATGAAATAAATGTTTTTTGTATTGAAGCGGTTGATAGGAATATGTTTAATTAAACAACACTTAATATTAGTTAGCAA
This genomic interval from Flavisolibacter tropicus contains the following:
- a CDS encoding glycosyltransferase, which translates into the protein MKITFLCGSLEPGRDGVGDYTRRLAGELVRSGHQISIVSIFDSFIKDELIGKQCVDEVELTVLRLPSIIPFNKRLKSAKCHIDSFDPNWLSLQFVPYAFHAKGLPFYLSSFFKSVGQGRKWHIMFHELWIGSSHSLKSLFYASLQKLIIKDLNRQLNPTIVHTHLPIYYSKLKRLRFNVMVLPLFSNIPVHPVRKIKDNGKIFRIGIFSQVDINQNIFCFIQEINQVLFNRKIFLELLLIGDNNKLKVFGTMLEVLLDGQVLIKYTGFLQSEEVSCAIQSCDIGLTSVPRHALGKSGSVAAFISHGIPVAAPNIYYSEKPEVAPFFSDTFCSAIIKNADYKKICEAKETVNVVKGEIDILNIARKFMLDIIDSSF
- a CDS encoding glycosyltransferase family 2 protein — encoded protein: MLKVSVVIPVYGQWHLVKRNVDSLLALDGNNIEEIIIVNDCSKESNPYKFDSPLVKIISNENNLGYTGTVNKGLKIAAAQIVVLLDSDAFPIEPFIQRLTTFYSSSSVGCVGFSTVDEDGRDNGNYQFEPSITGLVIGQALAHKLRFLPFYKKKYFLPNSCAVSFHKSCLEELGYFDAVNFPVLEADVDLCMRIHRSKWDLIFTKDIVICHKGGNSYKINYKRVLLYHKSRWILLKKFNLILFPKLSKVLLNIRVRVELYVLCLLALFKEDAIDLDEKKYGRRILLKEINNYK
- a CDS encoding glycosyltransferase family 4 protein gives rise to the protein MKILFLTHRFYPCIGGIETVSALLANAFHNDGHEVHLLTWQEGKIGDEFLFTVMRRPNLISLIKEHAWADVVFENNPCLQLSWPGMLFKKPFIVALHTWISRVDGTIGWKDRVKLKWWLKRAKRVVAVSKAIGKVSWPIAEIIGNPYDANLFRRISFIKKTSDFIFLGRLVSDKGVDIAIKAFHKLKTLGVSKIDSDNLSFTIVGDGPEKERLSNMALKLGLDKCIHFVGVLQGERLVECLNRHRFILIPSVWEEPFGLVALEGIACGCIPIASDGGGLPDAVGKAGVIFKRGNIDAFFDVLCKVIHDTDLENQYRNAGEEHLKRFKQDVVAEKYLQVIKGAVNS